Proteins encoded together in one Pelagicoccus sp. SDUM812003 window:
- a CDS encoding flavin reductase family protein yields MEIDLPSLAPAERYKLLTSLVVPRPIAWVTTLGQSGALNAAPFSFFNVFGSKPPLVVLGIGNRPDTGEPKDTVLNIRATGEFVVNLANRSTAEKMVATSASHPREVDELKIVGLETAPSQSVAPPRIALAPAALECETHSIQEIGGNRLIVGLVKRVYVADEFIDPSSQRVLTEKMDIIGRMHGPDGYISYQGLFSIERPS; encoded by the coding sequence ATGGAAATCGACCTGCCTTCGCTCGCTCCCGCCGAACGGTACAAGCTGCTCACCAGCCTCGTGGTTCCTCGTCCCATCGCCTGGGTGACGACCCTCGGTCAGAGCGGAGCCCTCAACGCCGCCCCGTTCAGCTTCTTCAACGTTTTCGGCTCCAAGCCACCTCTGGTTGTCCTAGGCATCGGCAATCGTCCCGACACCGGCGAGCCTAAGGACACGGTGCTTAACATTCGAGCGACCGGCGAGTTCGTGGTGAATTTGGCCAATCGCTCGACAGCGGAAAAAATGGTGGCCACCTCCGCCTCCCATCCCCGCGAGGTGGACGAGCTCAAGATCGTGGGCCTCGAGACCGCTCCCTCCCAAAGCGTCGCTCCACCCCGCATCGCCCTGGCGCCAGCGGCCCTCGAGTGCGAGACCCACTCCATTCAGGAGATCGGCGGCAATCGACTCATCGTCGGATTGGTCAAGCGGGTCTACGTAGCTGACGAGTTCATCGACCCTTCCAGCCAACGCGTTCTGACCGAGAAGATGGATATCATCGGCCGCATGCACGGTCCGGATGGCTACATCAGCTACCAAGGCCTCTTCTCCATCGAGCGCCCGAGCTAG